The Humulus lupulus chromosome 3, drHumLupu1.1, whole genome shotgun sequence genome window below encodes:
- the LOC133823423 gene encoding thioredoxin-like 3-1, chloroplastic isoform X2, with translation MSVLAAANSHILCREFYQKDNRTQFWSNGSALLLRKNYGFLVDFRNRDWKKISRRDLGGEAFWTNLAGPTTVEMEPINDSNHLDQILTHAGEISQPIIIDWMASWCRKCIYLKPKLEKLSAEYDSKVQFYCVDVNKVPQALVKRGNIQKMPTIQLWKDGEIKEEVIGGHKAWLVIDEVRKMINKYL, from the exons ATGTCTGTTCTGGCTGCTGCGAATTCTCATATTTTGTGCAGAGAATTCTATCAAAAAGATAATCGAACTCAGTTTTGGAGTAACGGGAGTGCCTTGCTTTTGCGAAAGAATTATGGGTTTTTGGTTGATTTCAGAAACAGAGACTGGAAGAAAATTTCGAGGAGGGACTTGGGAGGAGAGGCGTTTTGGACCAATTTGGCCGGACCCACCACGGTTGAAATGGAACCCATTAACGACTCAAATCACCTTGATCAGATTCTTACTCATGCAGGAGAGATTTCTCAGCCTATTATCATCGATTG GATGGCTTCTTGGTGCCGGAAATGCATATATTTGAAACCAAAGTTGGAGAAATTGAGTGCTGAATATGATAGCAA AGTACAATTCTATTGCGTGGATGTCAATAAGGTACCTCAAGCTTTGGTGAAGCGTGGAAACATACAA AAAATGCCAACCATTCAG TTATGGAAAGATGGTGAGATAAAAGAAGAAGTTATAGGAGGACATAAAGCATGGCTCGTGATTGATGAAGTGAGGAAAATGATTAACAAGTATCTGTAA
- the LOC133823423 gene encoding thioredoxin-like 3-1, chloroplastic isoform X1: protein MSVLAAANSHILCREFYQKDNRTQFWSNGSALLLRKNYGFLVDFRNRDWKKISRRDLGGEAFWTNLAGPTTVEMEPINDSNHLDQILTHAGEISQPIIIDWMASWCRKCIYLKPKLEKLSAEYDSKVQFYCVDVNKVPQALVKRGNIQKMPTIQQLWKDGEIKEEVIGGHKAWLVIDEVRKMINKYL, encoded by the exons ATGTCTGTTCTGGCTGCTGCGAATTCTCATATTTTGTGCAGAGAATTCTATCAAAAAGATAATCGAACTCAGTTTTGGAGTAACGGGAGTGCCTTGCTTTTGCGAAAGAATTATGGGTTTTTGGTTGATTTCAGAAACAGAGACTGGAAGAAAATTTCGAGGAGGGACTTGGGAGGAGAGGCGTTTTGGACCAATTTGGCCGGACCCACCACGGTTGAAATGGAACCCATTAACGACTCAAATCACCTTGATCAGATTCTTACTCATGCAGGAGAGATTTCTCAGCCTATTATCATCGATTG GATGGCTTCTTGGTGCCGGAAATGCATATATTTGAAACCAAAGTTGGAGAAATTGAGTGCTGAATATGATAGCAA AGTACAATTCTATTGCGTGGATGTCAATAAGGTACCTCAAGCTTTGGTGAAGCGTGGAAACATACAA AAAATGCCAACCATTCAG CAGTTATGGAAAGATGGTGAGATAAAAGAAGAAGTTATAGGAGGACATAAAGCATGGCTCGTGATTGATGAAGTGAGGAAAATGATTAACAAGTATCTGTAA